The Candidatus Omnitrophota bacterium genome includes a region encoding these proteins:
- a CDS encoding type II/IV secretion system protein yields the protein MTKQNKYEVTDSNMISELLLEAGLITSKQMSESVSANINSNEPVENTMLRLGVIKKKDIAAVLEKHYALPFADIAGVNNNIINIIPEKFLKKYRVIPVELNANILTLAMVSPGNVTAIDDIQMLTGYKIDPRVMLLSAFHEIMDRYYPADEVANIISEFEIPEGLDGKKTLPQEFPGTADIETPVIKLINTLITTGIKLRASDIHIEPQEKEIIVRYRIDGILRTVQILPKQIQLHVISRIKIMSDMNIAERRLPQDGQISIAFLNRNVDLRVSSLPGNYGEKLVLRILDKSSFILGFPQLGISPDIQSRIEQILQEPDGMIIMTGPTGSGKTTTLYAMINYLKSPSKNIITLEDPIEYELLAGKSREAGITQVQVKSSIGLTFAAGLRAALRQDPDVILVGEMRDTETAEIAMRSALTGHLVLTTLHTLNSFETITRLKDMGIELYLISSCIRCIIAQRLIRLLCPRCKVAYTPPLRLIERLGFTTDTLYKAKGCDYCGHSGYYGRAGIYELLAITDKIKDLIISNSPVSAIKEEAVKTGTRTLWEEAVTLVRDGKTSITEVMRAL from the coding sequence ATGACAAAACAAAATAAGTATGAAGTGACAGATTCAAATATGATCTCCGAACTTCTGCTTGAAGCCGGCCTAATTACCTCAAAACAGATGTCTGAATCTGTAAGCGCGAATATCAATTCAAACGAACCTGTAGAGAATACGATGCTGCGCCTTGGTGTTATCAAAAAAAAAGATATTGCCGCAGTTTTGGAAAAACACTATGCTCTTCCCTTTGCTGATATAGCGGGTGTAAACAACAATATTATTAACATAATCCCTGAAAAATTTCTGAAAAAATACAGGGTGATCCCCGTTGAACTTAACGCCAATATATTGACGCTGGCAATGGTAAGCCCGGGGAATGTGACAGCGATTGACGATATTCAGATGCTGACGGGCTATAAAATCGATCCGAGAGTAATGCTCCTAAGCGCCTTTCATGAAATCATGGACAGATATTATCCGGCGGATGAAGTGGCAAATATAATCTCTGAATTTGAAATACCCGAAGGGCTCGATGGTAAAAAAACACTGCCTCAGGAATTCCCCGGAACGGCAGATATTGAAACGCCTGTGATAAAACTCATCAACACGCTTATCACGACCGGAATAAAACTGAGAGCGAGTGATATACATATTGAACCTCAGGAAAAAGAAATAATCGTCCGTTACCGCATAGACGGGATTCTCAGGACCGTCCAGATACTCCCTAAACAAATACAACTTCATGTTATATCGCGGATCAAAATCATGAGCGATATGAATATCGCGGAACGGCGTTTACCGCAGGACGGTCAGATCAGCATAGCTTTTTTAAACCGGAATGTTGACCTGCGTGTCTCTTCTCTGCCTGGAAACTACGGTGAAAAACTTGTATTGAGAATCCTGGATAAATCTTCTTTTATTCTGGGATTCCCGCAGCTTGGTATATCTCCGGATATACAGAGCAGGATAGAGCAGATACTGCAGGAGCCTGATGGTATGATCATAATGACCGGTCCTACCGGGAGCGGAAAGACAACAACTCTCTACGCAATGATAAACTACCTGAAATCACCTTCAAAAAACATCATAACTCTTGAGGATCCTATAGAGTATGAGCTGCTTGCCGGAAAATCAAGGGAAGCGGGAATAACGCAGGTCCAGGTTAAAAGCAGCATAGGTTTAACATTCGCCGCAGGACTTCGCGCGGCGCTGCGCCAGGATCCTGACGTCATTCTGGTGGGAGAAATGAGAGATACGGAAACCGCGGAAATTGCAATGCGCTCGGCGCTGACCGGTCATCTTGTTCTGACTACGCTCCACACATTAAACTCTTTTGAAACAATCACGCGCCTAAAAGATATGGGTATTGAATTATACCTGATATCCTCATGCATCAGATGTATAATCGCGCAGCGGCTGATACGTCTGCTATGCCCCCGCTGCAAAGTCGCCTATACCCCTCCTCTGCGGCTGATAGAGCGGCTGGGTTTTACAACCGATACTCTTTATAAAGCCAAAGGCTGCGATTACTGCGGTCATTCCGGATATTACGGAAGAGCCGGTATATATGAATTGCTTGCAATCACTGACAAAATCAAGGATCTTATAATCTCAAATTCCCCGGTAAGCGCCATAAAAGAGGAAGCGGTAAAAACAGGGACAAGAACTCTCTGGGAAGAAGCTGTCACCCTTGTCCGGGACGGCAAAACCTCAATAACTGAAGTGATGCGGGCATTGTAG
- a CDS encoding response regulator, with protein sequence MDNKKIFVIDDDPHIVELLQVGLENAGYTVLSDSDGSSAVAGVKTKKPDLIILDLMLPGMNGYDICACLKEKEDTALIPIIILSAKDTPPDKITALKLGADEYVTKPFDIDEMVTRVNTLLTRTEYFLDANPLTRLPGNTTIMREAGRRLKLNEPFAFIYVDINNFKAFNDNYGFDRGDEAIKTTAAILRNSADEHNFAGHIGGDDFIFICSPENAEKSCLAIIRDFDSSIQGLYNQEDLERGYIISKDRLGTEQKFPVMTLSIGAVIQDDYTNPVRYGNIVDTATQMKKFAKMNNPGSKSYYAFNKRK encoded by the coding sequence ATGGATAATAAAAAAATTTTTGTCATAGACGATGATCCTCACATTGTCGAGTTGCTTCAAGTCGGACTTGAAAATGCCGGCTATACTGTTTTATCGGATTCCGATGGATCTTCGGCAGTAGCGGGAGTCAAAACTAAAAAACCCGACCTTATAATTCTGGATTTAATGCTTCCCGGGATGAACGGATATGATATCTGCGCCTGCTTAAAGGAAAAAGAAGATACTGCCCTTATTCCGATCATAATACTTTCGGCCAAGGACACCCCCCCGGATAAAATAACCGCGCTGAAGCTTGGCGCTGACGAGTACGTAACAAAACCATTTGATATTGACGAAATGGTTACGCGGGTCAATACCCTGTTAACCAGGACAGAGTATTTTTTGGACGCCAATCCGCTGACACGCCTTCCCGGCAACACCACCATCATGCGCGAGGCCGGACGCCGGCTGAAACTTAATGAACCGTTCGCCTTCATTTATGTTGATATCAACAACTTCAAGGCATTCAATGACAACTACGGTTTTGACAGGGGAGATGAAGCTATAAAAACAACCGCAGCAATACTGCGGAATTCCGCAGATGAGCACAATTTTGCCGGACACATCGGCGGCGATGATTTTATTTTTATATGCAGCCCTGAAAACGCTGAGAAATCCTGCTTGGCCATTATAAGAGATTTCGACAGCAGTATTCAGGGACTTTACAATCAAGAAGATCTGGAAAGAGGGTATATAATATCCAAAGACAGGCTGGGAACGGAACAGAAGTTTCCGGTGATGACACTGTCTATAGGAGCTGTGATCCAGGATGACTACACAAATCCCGTGCGCTACGGCAATATAGTGGATACCGCCACACAGATGAAAAAATTCGCCAAAATGAATAACCCCGGAAGTAAAAGTTACTACGCTTTCAACAAAAGGAAGTAA
- a CDS encoding sodium:calcium antiporter encodes MIFAYLALTVICFFFVLKAADTLVVSSSVIARHYGIPPVFIGVVLVGIGTSAPEIFVTLMASLSSHPEIVLGNAAGSIAANTGIAMAVIFWLYDRGIKKASGVDRAAVNNIFIALNFLFLGAGAFSMIFLLKNSIGRTAGIIMLLLMAAYFYLTAIINGKLFSVAVPDRAVGKAFLRFTLSLAVLIACCKVVVASSSQVARLAGISEFIIGLTIIAVGTSLPEIITSLTAMRKGEWGLAVGDLVGSQALNLYFLIGLSALIRPIEMDNSVFFFGWLALFLGEICFFLWDKKIPSRVKSLVLFATYCAYLFANVRGGWR; translated from the coding sequence ATGATATTCGCCTATCTGGCTTTAACAGTTATCTGTTTCTTCTTTGTTCTTAAGGCGGCCGATACTCTTGTCGTCAGCTCGAGCGTCATAGCCCGTCATTACGGCATCCCCCCTGTTTTTATAGGAGTGGTGCTTGTGGGTATAGGGACATCAGCTCCGGAGATCTTTGTCACCCTCATGGCGTCCCTGTCTTCTCATCCGGAGATCGTGCTCGGCAACGCGGCCGGATCCATCGCCGCCAATACCGGAATCGCCATGGCGGTTATATTCTGGTTGTATGACAGAGGCATAAAAAAAGCTTCCGGCGTGGATAGGGCGGCGGTCAATAATATTTTTATAGCGCTCAATTTCCTGTTTCTCGGCGCCGGAGCTTTCAGCATGATATTTCTCCTTAAAAACAGCATCGGCCGGACGGCGGGAATAATAATGCTTTTGCTCATGGCCGCTTATTTTTATCTGACGGCTATAATCAACGGGAAACTTTTTTCGGTCGCCGTGCCGGACCGCGCCGTCGGAAAAGCATTTCTGCGTTTTACGCTTTCGCTGGCAGTCCTTATCGCCTGCTGTAAAGTGGTGGTGGCATCTTCATCCCAGGTCGCGCGCCTGGCGGGTATTTCGGAATTCATAATAGGCCTTACCATCATAGCCGTGGGCACCTCGCTGCCGGAAATCATCACATCTCTGACGGCCATGAGGAAAGGCGAATGGGGCCTCGCCGTGGGGGATCTCGTGGGCTCACAGGCGCTGAACCTTTATTTTCTCATAGGTTTGTCGGCTCTTATCAGGCCTATAGAGATGGATAATTCCGTATTTTTTTTCGGCTGGCTCGCCCTTTTTCTGGGCGAAATATGTTTTTTTCTATGGGATAAGAAAATCCCGTCACGCGTAAAATCCCTTGTTCTTTTCGCGACATACTGCGCTTATCTGTTTGCTAATGTCCGCGGCGGCTGGCGTTAA
- a CDS encoding MoxR family ATPase encodes MRDTEKVKLIADKFALIRGELSKVIVGQESVIKQLLTSLFARGHSLIVGVPGLAKTMMVSSLAQALDLKFSRIQFTPDLMPSDIAGTDVIEENVNSGRKNFRFIKGPVFANIILADEINRTPPKTQAALLEAMQEHQVTAAGKTYKLDEPFFVIGTQNPIEQEGTYPLPEAQLDRFFTQINIYYPTEIEEREIVLRTTSPENVKLKTVISGDEIRDIQEFVRKIPVPSSALEYAVDLVKMSRHPDGDPEIIKWLSWGAGPRASQSLVLAGKINAALDGRFSVEAGDIKAVAYPVLRHRLIVNFSAEAEGISTDDIIKNMLERAPEK; translated from the coding sequence ATGAGGGATACCGAAAAAGTAAAATTAATAGCTGACAAATTCGCGCTCATCCGCGGAGAACTCTCTAAGGTCATTGTCGGACAGGAAAGTGTCATCAAACAGCTCCTGACGTCTCTTTTCGCCCGCGGGCATTCCCTTATTGTCGGCGTGCCGGGGCTGGCCAAGACGATGATGGTGTCGTCTCTGGCCCAGGCGCTGGACCTCAAATTTTCCAGGATACAATTTACGCCCGACCTGATGCCTTCCGATATAGCGGGTACCGACGTGATAGAGGAGAACGTGAATTCAGGGAGAAAGAATTTCAGATTTATAAAAGGCCCGGTTTTCGCCAACATCATTCTTGCCGACGAGATCAACCGCACGCCGCCGAAAACGCAGGCGGCTCTTCTTGAGGCGATGCAGGAGCATCAGGTAACGGCCGCAGGAAAAACCTATAAGCTGGACGAGCCGTTTTTTGTCATAGGCACACAGAATCCCATTGAACAGGAGGGCACTTATCCTCTTCCCGAGGCGCAGCTCGACAGATTTTTTACGCAGATAAACATATACTACCCGACGGAAATTGAAGAGAGGGAAATAGTCCTGCGCACGACATCTCCGGAAAACGTAAAACTCAAGACAGTGATATCGGGAGATGAGATCAGGGATATCCAGGAATTCGTCAGAAAAATACCCGTTCCTTCAAGCGCGCTTGAATACGCGGTCGATCTGGTGAAAATGAGCCGGCATCCGGACGGAGACCCTGAAATCATCAAATGGCTTTCCTGGGGAGCGGGGCCCAGGGCGTCCCAGTCCCTTGTGCTTGCGGGAAAGATCAACGCCGCGCTGGACGGGCGTTTTTCTGTGGAAGCGGGCGATATAAAGGCCGTGGCGTATCCTGTTTTGCGGCACCGCCTCATCGTCAATTTCAGCGCCGAGGCCGAAGGCATCAGCACGGATGATATAATAAAAAACATGCTTGAGAGGGCGCCGGAGAAATGA
- the ptsP gene encoding phosphoenolpyruvate--protein phosphotransferase, whose amino-acid sequence MVYKGMALSPGIAIGRVYSLKRAAHKVHRRSILPNEVKPEISRFRKAVDDTRKEMISVEDKVKKALSSKKSSIFEGYRLFLEDKMLINETETLIKDQRVNAEFAFSMQLNKIISEFKKIKNDYLKERARDVSELGRRVMSHLMDMDDKVLWGDIPPDSVLVAYNITPSDTAHMKSNNIRAFVTDIGGKTSHTAIVARALEIPAVTGLRDFSVIAEPGQDIIVDGENGIVITDPDEETVINYKRERKRYQDEQHSLQKLMDLPAVSTDGVTFGIEANIEIAEEIATALAYGAEGIGLYRSEYMFINSEALPGEDEQYAQYKTVCEKMLPYPVIIRTIDLGADKLSDAVKLPPEQNPMMGLRSIRLCFKIPEIFKTQIRALLRASEAGNLKIMIPMITNVSEIKKVKTIISEAKRELEKEGVPFNGRVEVGAMIEVPAAAVAADLIAEEADFLSIGTNDLIQYTFAADRMNENVDYVYEQGNPALMRLIKFVIDSAHKKQKSVALCGEMASDPAFTKILMGMGLDTFSMSAIAIPKIKKIIRTTSAREAQDFADKFIAGSFSQ is encoded by the coding sequence ATGGTTTATAAAGGCATGGCTCTTTCACCGGGTATAGCGATAGGCAGGGTATATTCGCTCAAGAGAGCGGCCCACAAGGTGCATCGCAGGAGCATCCTGCCGAATGAAGTAAAGCCCGAGATTTCGCGTTTCAGAAAGGCGGTGGATGATACCCGCAAAGAGATGATCTCGGTCGAGGACAAAGTCAAAAAAGCGCTCAGCAGCAAGAAAAGCAGCATATTCGAGGGCTACCGTCTATTCCTTGAGGACAAAATGCTGATAAATGAAACAGAAACGCTTATAAAAGACCAGAGAGTGAACGCGGAGTTCGCGTTCTCGATGCAGCTCAACAAAATAATCTCGGAATTTAAAAAAATAAAAAACGATTATTTAAAGGAACGCGCGCGCGATGTTTCAGAGCTGGGGAGAAGGGTCATGTCCCACCTTATGGATATGGACGACAAGGTCCTCTGGGGAGACATCCCCCCCGATTCGGTGCTTGTCGCTTATAACATAACGCCATCGGACACGGCGCACATGAAAAGTAACAATATCAGGGCTTTTGTAACGGATATCGGCGGAAAAACCTCGCACACCGCCATTGTGGCGAGGGCCCTGGAAATACCCGCGGTTACGGGCCTGAGGGATTTTTCGGTTATTGCCGAACCCGGGCAGGATATTATCGTGGACGGCGAAAACGGTATAGTCATTACGGATCCCGACGAGGAAACCGTGATAAATTATAAAAGGGAAAGAAAGCGCTATCAGGATGAACAGCATTCTTTACAGAAACTCATGGATCTGCCGGCTGTCAGCACGGACGGGGTGACTTTCGGCATTGAGGCGAATATAGAGATAGCTGAGGAAATAGCCACGGCTCTCGCTTACGGCGCGGAGGGAATAGGCCTTTACCGGAGCGAGTACATGTTTATAAACTCTGAGGCACTTCCCGGAGAAGATGAACAGTATGCGCAGTATAAAACCGTTTGCGAGAAAATGCTTCCGTACCCGGTGATAATCAGAACCATTGATCTGGGGGCGGATAAGCTCTCGGATGCCGTCAAGCTGCCCCCGGAGCAGAATCCTATGATGGGCCTCAGGTCCATACGCCTGTGTTTTAAGATCCCGGAGATATTCAAAACCCAGATAAGAGCGCTGCTTCGCGCATCCGAGGCCGGGAATCTGAAGATAATGATACCCATGATAACGAATGTTTCCGAGATTAAAAAAGTGAAGACGATAATCAGCGAGGCCAAGAGAGAGCTGGAAAAGGAAGGTGTTCCTTTCAACGGGCGCGTCGAGGTCGGCGCCATGATAGAGGTGCCGGCGGCGGCCGTGGCGGCCGATCTGATAGCGGAGGAAGCCGATTTTCTCAGCATCGGGACAAATGATCTCATCCAGTACACTTTCGCCGCCGACAGGATGAATGAGAATGTGGATTATGTGTATGAACAGGGAAATCCGGCGCTCATGAGGCTGATAAAATTCGTGATAGACTCCGCGCACAAAAAGCAAAAATCCGTCGCCCTGTGCGGCGAGATGGCCTCCGACCCCGCCTTTACAAAAATACTCATGGGCATGGGGCTCGACACGTTCAGCATGTCGGCTATAGCCATACCGAAAATCAAGAAAATAATAAGAACGACTTCCGCGAGGGAAGCGCAGGACTTCGCCGACAAATTCATCGCGGGCTCCTTTTCACAATAG
- a CDS encoding HPr family phosphocarrier protein: MQDSVIRKYVIRLDAGVHVRTALTISKLSEKFESKLFIGKDGEEISFDSPLGLLTLGISKGDEISVRIQGADSLELARAFDKLVEENFGE; the protein is encoded by the coding sequence TTGCAAGATTCTGTTATTAGAAAATATGTCATCCGGCTGGATGCAGGGGTGCATGTGAGGACGGCGCTCACAATATCAAAGTTGTCTGAAAAATTTGAGAGTAAACTGTTCATAGGCAAGGACGGCGAAGAGATCTCTTTTGATTCGCCTCTGGGGCTCCTCACTCTCGGCATCAGCAAGGGTGACGAGATCTCCGTGCGGATACAGGGGGCCGATTCCTTGGAACTTGCGCGCGCATTTGATAAATTAGTGGAAGAGAATTTTGGGGAATGA